The nucleotide sequence CTGTTTTTAGATGATCATCGTTGAGAAATGCTGTGGGTAACTCTAGCTTTAACCAACTAGCAGCTGAATCAGCAATTGAATAATCGCTTCTCTGGCAGTTATTGATGAGTTTGCAAATGGGGTTAAAAAGCTCGATGTAATTATTCACTGTGGTATTGAAATTATGATCGATCAAAGTTGCCTGTACATGAGGCTTGATGGTTAAATTTTCGTTCTCTGTGATCACTTTCAGCATGGGCTTCCGGTTAAACTGATAATTGGAAAAACAATCTCTCATTGAACACCAACGAGTTTCACCTAAAGTGGCAACTTTTCTTCCACCATTTTCAAGCAGTCTCTTTTCGAGATTAGGATGtttgaattctttcaaaactGCCAACACCTGGTCTGATATTTCCTTATTAACAAAATCCTTGGCACACAAATTTCCAGTATGAGAGCTACAATTCACATGCCATTCTTCAACAGTTCTGCCCATTTTCAACATTGGAGAAGCGTTATCAGACACGACTGCATAAATATTGGCATTATAAAGTTCCGTAACTTTTTCTTTCGACTGGTTCACAACTTCGACCAGATTATCACCTGATTCTGGGATgctagaaaaatcaaaactttgcaaaaatgCCTTCTCTCCATTAGCACAATGAAGCATTGTTACAACTAGCTTAGTATTCGTAGACATATTCTTCCAACCATCAACGATCAAGACTGCATCATCATCGATATTGTGCTTACTTTCCTGAAGACAACGTTCGTAACTTTTATCCAAAAGCGTTGTTGATAATGTTTTGCGAGTTGGAACTTTATAAGCTGGTCTGAGACGATTACAAAAGTTTTTAAAGTAAGTAGATTCGATTATGGACAATGGAATattgcaaccaaaaaaaaactctgccAAAGCTGTGTCAATTGAATCAATTTCTTCGTCACTTATGCTGTCAATGTACTTCGCCATGCCTGGTCTTTTAATTGCTTTGCGTTGTGGTTTTGTTTTTCCAATGTTGGAAACTGAATCTTCACATGATATGTTGACTGAGCAAGACGAAGGTGCAGATGTGTTGCTACTGGTGCTAGATATAACTGATGCTACACTCAAACTGCTCGTAGTTGGACTATTGGAGCAAGAAAGACGTTTACTCTTATTCATAAGGTGTTCAAAagcattttgcaatttttgacgttttggtGGAATTGGTGCATTGATCAAAGAACCATCACTGGAAACGATGTAATCTCCTTCCAATAAGTCATTATCCACCGCATATTCGtcctaaaatgaaaacaaattgtACCACTTAGCTTACTGTTTCTATAGAATATACAATATAGAtactaaaaatgagaaattattttcaaccaaTGCTCCCAGAAACTTCGTTCGAACATTAGATTACAACTTCCATATCAAACTCACAACAAATAACAATGGAATCATTGTGCAAAATTATCACTTTAGTTTCTCTATTTCTATTTTAACTCACCATATCGTCTAATTCAGGTCCGACTACGTCCAAAGCTCCATTTTCAAgcaattctttttttgattccaaaTTCCGTCTCAGCGGAGATTGACGAGATTGTGAACGGTTATCATCATTTTCATTCTTGTCTGGATTGCATACACGACTGATGATACGAATTGTTATGTAAAgggaaaagaaaatatttcgttttagtttattttattCGGTAAGATGAATACAAAACAGAAAGATAGTATGTATGAAGGGAAAATGACGACTTTTACTTGTGTCCTTTGAGCCGTTGAATCGCTGTATTCGTCAGTTGTTTTTTACATTTCCCACACTCGGCAACATATTTCAAATTGCCTTTTTTGTCAGTGACTTTCAGAACTTTGAAATTAAGCTGCCCTAAGAGATCTTCTTTTGGCGCCGGCATTATAACGCGTATATATTTCTTTAGTTTTAGTAGTTTCACTTTTTATATCCAGTACTAATAGTTCAGTACAGTTTACATACTTAATTAAAAAGAACAAAATccaaattcacatttcacatttcatttggtacacaaaaaagttgaactttcattttcaaagtgcatttttgataaacaaacaatttttttggctttaagaTGGGTGATTTTGctgcattctacgcattctacaccatattttacgcattctacgcattctacgcgcattctacacattctacgcattttacgcattctacattgtattctacaccaaaatgtagaataggttattctacgcgtagatacCCAACCCTGGTATAACCGAAGAGATAACTGgctgaaatgttgattttcgaAATGTAAATAATATTCCAATAACCACTCCTTCCAGAGTACATCCCAACAAATTTACCATAAAGAAATTTTCTACTATTTTCATTTGATTGTCAGGATCAGAATCGCCGAGAATCAATGAAATGATTTCTGCGATGCTCATTACAGCCGAGAATCCACCAAGCATCGTAAGCAAACGCAGATGTAGGCCATATTTTGACCATAAATCCGTTTTATTTATACTGGCTAATCTAATGTACCAAAATGCAGCGATAACCAAGAACAATCTCGCAGCACAAATAACCCTCTTGATCGCGTATGGTCCGAAATATGAGAAATCGTATTCACTCCCTATACCAAAtaacatgttgaaaattgatgcaTAAAGTAAGGGAACGCTCGTACCGAAAATACAGTATAcgatgaattttctattttgagcaGTCGATGCTGAAGAAGTGCTTCGTAGATGGATTGCAATTTTGCGAAAACACACGAATAGATCGAATGCAATGATAAATTTGATGACCGACGCTGTCACCATCAAGTATTGAACTATagtcaacaacaacaacatatAAACAGTGATTGTGATAAAAAAGGATATTATTAAATTAACGACTAATGTAAATGTTAGGATGTAGATGAGCAAcaggaaaaaacagtaaaaagtaAGGTTCTTCGTTGACAGACTTTGAGGTCCTGTGGTCTTGAAAAACTTGTACAAATGAATGATGACGCATATTGTCGAGAATATGGACAGGATGACAATTGAAATTATCAGTGCCCAATatattatttcataaatttccatgctATAAATTTATGTTTCACCGACCTGATTCGAATAAAATTGTACGAGTTAGCAGCGTTTATGTGACACGCATTTATGGCAAGCACAGGATGAATGAAATGATAATTCGTTAATATTCATTCGTAAACTTACTTATGTATTATGGATTTTTCAACTCAGAAGTCAAAATTATACATACTGTTAAACATGAAACAACTAAGTAGCTTTTTTTCACCACAAAACCATAATCATGTGCAACCTTTGATTGGGTACTGCAATTACAAGTTAGTAAACGAAGGGACATCATGATGGGAAATAGCCAttaaattagtcattttttgacgtatttttttgttattatcaACC is from Planococcus citri chromosome 1, ihPlaCitr1.1, whole genome shotgun sequence and encodes:
- the LOC135845502 gene encoding uncharacterized protein LOC135845502: MPAPKEDLLGQLNFKVLKVTDKKGNLKYVAECGKCKKQLTNTAIQRLKGHNRVCNPDKNENDDNRSQSRQSPLRRNLESKKELLENGALDVVGPELDDMDEYAVDNDLLEGDYIVSSDGSLINAPIPPKRQKLQNAFEHLMNKSKRLSCSNSPTTSSLSVASVISSTSSNTSAPSSCSVNISCEDSVSNIGKTKPQRKAIKRPGMAKYIDSISDEEIDSIDTALAEFFFGCNIPLSIIESTYFKNFCNRLRPAYKVPTRKTLSTTLLDKSYERCLQESKHNIDDDAVLIVDGWKNMSTNTKLVVTMLHCANGEKAFLQSFDFSSIPESGDNLVEVVNQSKEKVTELYNANIYAVVSDNASPMLKMGRTVEEWHVNCSSHTGNLCAKDFVNKEISDQVLAVLKEFKHPNLEKRLLENGGRKVATLGETRWCSMRDCFSNYQFNRKPMLKVITENENLTIKPHVQATLIDHNFNTTVNNYIELFNPICKLINNCQRSDYSIADSAASWLKLELPTAFLNDDHLKTVLKNRKKMGLNKYSLTAFYLNPKYKKDAELLTGDMMKEINVFLIETLKSNYGDVQKYVSQKEIFGTLFNNNVTDPIAFWRAAQPFHPELSKLAIRLMKVPSSSAQLERVFSNWGWIHDKLRNRLTDIRSEKLVYVYYTLKIRDRNPSSDYVLNSD